In the genome of Mucilaginibacter defluvii, one region contains:
- the traK gene encoding conjugative transposon protein TraK — MFKKLKNIETAFQHVRLFTIVIVICAFAAIGFMAWQQRVGQDQLQKRIYILAGNTSWAANAADKNAYLPVSAKGHVRAFHELFFTLDPDEKANRRNLTRALDMADESARNIYDSLSVSGYYANVIAGNIRQRIVVDSVQVDTKNEPYRFKCFARLTITRATSQVSQSLVTTGELYEAQHSDNNILGLLIRNWKTIENKLLNINNH, encoded by the coding sequence ATGTTCAAGAAACTCAAAAATATCGAAACGGCTTTCCAGCATGTACGGCTTTTCACCATTGTGATCGTGATCTGCGCCTTTGCCGCTATCGGCTTCATGGCCTGGCAGCAACGGGTCGGGCAGGATCAATTGCAGAAACGGATCTACATCCTTGCGGGCAATACATCCTGGGCAGCGAACGCCGCTGATAAAAATGCCTACCTGCCGGTCTCGGCCAAAGGCCATGTACGTGCCTTTCACGAACTGTTCTTCACGCTCGACCCCGATGAAAAGGCCAACCGACGTAACCTCACCCGTGCGCTGGACATGGCAGATGAATCCGCCCGGAATATCTACGATAGCCTTTCGGTCAGCGGTTATTATGCCAACGTCATTGCTGGTAATATCCGGCAGCGCATTGTGGTCGATAGCGTGCAGGTGGACACCAAGAACGAACCCTACCGGTTCAAGTGCTTTGCGCGGCTGACCATCACCCGTGCGACCAGCCAGGTCAGTCAGAGCCTGGTCACCACCGGCGAACTCTATGAAGCGCAGCACAGCGATAACAATATACTGGGGCTGCTGATCCGTAATTGGAAAACAATAGAAAATAAACTACTCAACATTAACAATCATTAG